GCGCACCGTCGTACTGTAATGCTCCCGCTTGCGGCTGAAGCCCGCGGCCACCGCCCCGCCGGTGATGAGCGGCAGCCGCCAGTGCGAGGCGAACCGCCCCACGGACGCGGCAGGGTACACGCAGCCCGGCCCGAATAGCACGTCGGGGTCGTGGTAGAGCTTCAGGTCCACGGCGTTGAGCGGTGCCACGTACTCGGAGCAGGCGCCCTCCAGCTCCGAGCTCATGAACTCGACGCGCACGGAGAAGGGCCGCGGCAGCAGCGGCGGCTCGCCCCGCTCCAGCGCTTCTAGCGCCAGGCTCAGTGCGGGACCCACGCGCGGCCAAGCCCACGCGTAGCTCACGTTGCGCTCCGGCAGCACCACCGCCACTGTCAAGTTGGCGGACGCCCCGTCGGGGGTCGCCGGTCGCCGGCCCCCGCTTGCAGGTaccggcggcagcagcagcagcagcgccagcagcggcagcggcagctGCGGAGCCATGGGCCGCGCTAGCTCCTCCGCCCCGGCCGCCGCCCGCCGCTCAGGCGCCCCCGCCGCACCCCCGCCCCGCCGACCGCCACCGACCGCCCTCCCCCGGGGGGGCGGTGCCGCCGGTCCCCGCCCGGCCGGACAGCACGGGGATGGGCGGCaccgcggcggggcgggaggcGGTGTCCCCGGAGAGAGGGGGGGCCGGAGGAGGGGCGAGCGGAGATGGGGGAACGTGTTGGGGGTGGCGGGGGCTGAGGGGTGCTCACCGTCTGTCTTCCAGGTTCGGGAACAGCTATAGGGTCCCCAGCGTGGGGATTAGGGCGCGGGCTCCCCAGGTCCGGCGACCCCCAGTGGGCAGGGATTGAGGAGAGGGTGCGTGCCTTCTAGGAGGTCcgagagaggggctggggagggggcatCCGAGTTCGGCGTGTCCCCAGTCGGAGGGGAATGAGGGAGGTGTGCTTTGGTTCTGGTGAAGTGCCGTGAGGGGGTAATCGGAGGAGAGGACACCGGTTTGGGACAGGGGGCTTGGGGTGCTCCGCTTCtggatggaggggctggggaggtgcTCGGAGGTCCCcagagtggggctggggaggggagccCCCAGATTCGGCCACTCCCAGTGGGCAGGGATtgaggagggggcacaggggatcTAGGGTTTCCAGAAAAGGGATTAGTGAGGGACCATTAGGGTTTGGAGTATCCCCAGTGGTTGGGAGATTGAGAGAGGCACCTGGGGTCGGGGAGCAGGTAATGTCCAGGTTCTAGGGGACCCAAGAGACTGGGGAGGGGATGTCCCATGCTAGGGGTTCCCAAGGGTTAGAGAAGGCAATGGGGTGCAAGGAATGTGGGTGATTGGGGCATTGGCAAAGTGGTACCCTGGGAAGGGGTGTCCCACTGCGGGGAGGTGAGAGAATACACGGCTGTGAGGTGCAGGCAGCTGAAAAGGGAGGGGATATCCTGGATGTGGTTGTCGTCATTATGGATTTTTGGGAGGTCTTAAGCTGTGGGGTACAGGGGGAGTCAGGCTCTCCAGATCtggggaggggcgggggggtTGAAGACTTCCCAAGGGATTTAGGATGCAAGGGGGCAACTGGGGAGTTGGACCCTGAGTACCAGGATACCCTGAGAATCCAGACATCTCTGGCACCCAGGAGGTTCCTGTAGTAGTGAAAGGGGTAAGTGGGGCCCAGTGCCACAGTGACCTGGCCTGCCTGCTGCCTGTCAGCACAGGGCcttgtggggctggaggggtgAGGCCAGGCGGTGGCAGGGGACTGAAGGCAGTGGGCATGTCACCATGAGGGTTTTAAggctccaagccctgtgctATGGGACACAACACCTGTGGAGTGGGGTAGAAGAGTGGGCGTCTGTGAGAGGAGCACAGGGGAGCTGTCTGTGGGCAAGGGCTGGCTATGAGACAGAGAGCTCTCTGCGAGGCCCTAGGATGCCTTGGGGCTGGGTTAACACGGGCAGAGTGGGGCTAGTGGTCCTTCCGAGGATTTGGAAAGGACCTAAGGGGATGCTGTGGGCTGCCATTGGGCGCCACCCAGCCCCGACGGACACAGAGTTGCCGTGCGTTTGTTTGCAGGGACGCCTCGGTGGGGCAAGGGGGGCTCGGCGGGGCCAGCATGCCTGCGGTACATTCCTCGCATTCCCAGCCTGCTGCCTGCTCGCAttgggctgggatggggggcGATAGAGGCTGGAGGTGGGTGTGGGGATGTGTTGCCCCATGGCTCAGAGCTACGTGGGACATCATGCTTGTGTATGTGGAAGCGCAGTGGCTGTTCAGGGACTTCGCGGGTATTTGCAGGTATCACTGGCGCTGCAAGGTCCCGCCGGGCTCAGATGCGTGAGGGATGATGTGCTGAGCAGCGGACAGGGTGATCACTGTCTTCTGCTGGGATTTTAGGGCAGGCCACCGGAGCAAAGCAGTATCAAGGTATGGCACCTCATCATTGTGCCCCAGTACGGGACCCATCACCACTGGGGTTGCCGGGAATCACAGCCTCTCTCACAGTCCCTGCCTGTGACAGTGTGGGTGTCCCCACTGAGTGAGACGTCCCTCCATCGTGCGGTCATGGAACTCGgctcacccagccctgcacaaTCCGAGTCGGTGGGATTGGGTTGCCGGCTATAAATACCCCGGGCCAGCCTTGCACGGAGCCGGCAGCGGTGCCTGAGCCGGAAGAAGGTGAAATCCGACCGACAGTGAAGATAGCCTGAAAGGAGAAGCTGGAATGATCTGGAAGAGCTGCCCCGGGGAATGTGGAGCTGGGCATTATGGGGTGATGATGGAGTCCATAACCTCTGCGAAATCAGCCCTGCTCACGGCGTACTGATGGCGGCAGGTCCTGTACTCTCCACGTGCACCCAGCCCTGCGGCTCGTGTCGTGAGCCACGGTAGCATCTCCGAGCCCCCGGTGACACAGGCCGGGGGGCAAAagggggacagaggggctggcagcagcctggaTGGGAAAAGCCTTCACCCCGttctctccctgcctgcagcggtcagggagcaggcaggagccGCTCCTCTGCGAAGTGGTGGTGCTCCCGCAGGACTTGCCACGGGCAGAACGCAGCCAGCGGAGAAATGGCTCTAGGAAATTGAAACCAAACAGACAtatggggaagaaaaacagaggGGGTGGAGGGAGAGCGGGAGaagccggggggggggggggggcagtcCCTGCGGGAAGGATGGGGTGCGTGGAATGCTCTTGACAGGGACTGTGGGTGCGGCGGCAGCCCCTGTGTGCGCGTGCGAGCCAGCAGAGGGGGCCCGGTCACCGCCCCGGTACCGCACGCATCGCGCACCGCACACACCGTACTTACACCATACAgtacacacacactgtgcacacGCTGTACACCCGCCATACACACGCTGTACACTGTGTGCGCTGTACATCATACATACACTGCACACACACCATACACCATGCACATGCCACACACACACCGTTCATGCACCCTGCATACACCGCACACCCCATACATACCATATACATACACTGtgcacacaccacacacatcacacacacTATACAGAAACCACACACCTCATACAGACACCATGCACACACTGTGTACACAACAtgcactgcacacacagtgcATATGCTGTGCATCTTAGACACACTGTACACACCCTGCatacacactgcacacacaccaTACACCCATCACACACAGTGCACACACTGTGCACCACACACACCTTACACACACTGTACACCCACTGCACATGAACTATACATCGTGCACACACTGCACTGCATGCACACTGCACCATGAACACACCCCACACCTTCCACACACTGCACATCCACTGCACATCCACTGTACACAGTGCACACACTGCGTGCTGTGCACACACCATGCACATCACACACAGAGTGCACACGACAAGCACCATACACACACCTTAGACACACCATACACCGACTTACACACACTGTATGTTGTGCACACAGTGTTCACTGTACAAACACTGCAGACACACAGTGCACGCCCTGTGCACCATACACACAACTCACACACACCATACACCCTGCACACACTGTGCACCATACATACACCACAAACACACCATATCCATGCTGTACACCATATACACACCATACACACACCTTCCACACACTGCACACCCACTGCATGCACACTGAACCATGTGCACACCCACTGTGCACTGTACACTCACCATACATGTGTCACACACATACAGTGCACACACCATGCACCATACACATACTTTACACACACCATACACCCTGAACTCACTGAGCACTGCATACACACCACACACATCACACACGTACAGCGCACACACCATGCACCATACACACAGCTTACAAACACCATACACCCACTGTACACTCACTGTATTCTGCAAACACAGTGTGCACTGTACACACACCACAAACATACCCTACACACACTGTTCACACAGCATACACTGTACACACACTGCACTCTGTCCCCTCAgcctgctccctgggctggggtttACCATGCTTTAGGGTTTCTCTAACTGCATTGCCTCTTCCCTGTCCCACAGTTTCACTCTGAGTCTTATTGGCATCCCACACCTCAGAGCTGACAAGGCTTCCTTGCACAGGGCTGTTCTCAGTCGTGGTGATCTGTAGTGGTTCATGGCAGCCTGTGGTGGTCCATGGAAGCCCATGGTGATTTCTGGTGGTCTGGAACAGTCCACAGAGGTTCATGATGATCTATGATGGATTTCAGTTATTCATGCCAGCCCGTGGTGGTCCATGGCAGTTCACATCAGTCCATGGAGGTCTGTGATCATCTGTGATGTACTGCAGTGGTCTGTGGTGGTCCATGGTGGTCTGTGGTGGTCCAGAGTACTTTGAGGCCACCCATGGTGGTCCATGACGGTCCATAATGGTCCATAGTCCTCTATGGTGATCCATAACAGTCCATGGTAGTCCATGGAGGTGCATGATAGTCTGTGGTGAACTGAGTAGTCAGTGGTGGTGGCTGGTGTTATGTGGTGGTCCATGGCAGTCTATTGCCAGCTGTGGTGGTCCATGGTAATTCATTGTAGTCTGTGGCGGTCCACAGATTTCCATGTGGTCTACAATGGACTGCAGTGGTCCATGGTGGTCTGTTGCAGTCCATGTGACCACATCTGACCAGAGATTTCCATAGTGATTTATGGTGGACTGTGGTGGTACATGGCAATCCATGGTGACCCTTACTTGTCCTAGGACTGCCCCAGAGCACCAAGGGCACAGCCATATTCACCTGCCTTAGGCAGCTCAGTCCTTGGAGAGTTGAGATTCCATGTTCCCAGCAAGTGAAACAAAGCCCCAGGTTCCCAGAGCTTACACCTGTTTGTTGACTTCCAGGCTCCTTCACCTCAGCACCAAGACTGGGGCCAGGCACTTGCCAGGCTCGGGAGATGTCTGTGAAGAGCATGGCAGGCACCTCAAGTGGATGCCTGCATCCCAGTCAGCTCTGCCAGAGCCAGAGGAAGGAGTtgtgcagacactgctgtgccagggcacataCAGCACTGGGTCATGGGGAGGCCTGGGCATGGATGGGCAGCAGCCCTTTCTTGTTGAAGGCAGGAATCTCTAAACAATATTGCAAGGAGGGCACATAGAAAGAAGACAGGGATGGAGAAATCACCACTGAAGACCCCTGTTTTCATCCAAGTGGGAGTCAGGGTCCTGCTGAGTGCCCCATTACCCATGCTTGAAGAGCCGCACCATCCCAAATGGGAGAGGAACATTTCCAGAAGGTCAGAGGACATGAAGCTACGTGGACATGAAGCACAGAGGGAAGGGTGGAGGTACATGAGGTGATCTTTGCATATGTGGGCCTCCTGTGCTTCTCCTGTCCAGGGAATCTGAAGGGCTCCTTGTTTAGGATTGGAATTTGTGTGCCAATAGTGGAAAAAATAGAGCAgaggtaaatattttaaagggaaaatgtgGAGATATATGGCAGCTGTGTCACCTTGCTGGTTCAGGGCAGTAGCTGTCCCACTGTGTCCTTGAGGACAACCCCCAGCACCCACATCTCTCTGTGCCCCAGGCCCGAGGTGGCACCAGGACAAGACATGTCACCTGTAACACCCTTCAGGCAGGTGCTGCCAGTGCCAAGTCAGGGACCCATGCTGCAGTGCTTTCTCTTCATCTGCTCTGGGACCCACAGACTGGGTATGTGGGGTCCTGGCCCTATGTGCAGATGATCTCGTCCACTATGAATCCACCGGTGGTCTCTTCCACCATGAAGCTGCCAGCCATCCATGGCATTTCCTGTAGGATGTCCCTAAAGCAGAGTAGCATCCCAGTGTGCCCCTGTGAGTGCCAGCCAACAGCCCGTAACGCAATGGGCCAATGCAATGTGCAGCAGGATATGTCTTTCTGATACCAGAGCCAGGCCAGAGATCTGCAGGATCCACCCAGGATCCAGAAATCCTCCAGAACTCCTGGgactctccctgtccctgcattCCAAAGAAGCAAGGTACCCAGGACTGGTCTGGGAGTCCACCCAGGGAtccccagcatgtcccagagCAGTTACCCACTGAGGTCAGTGCCAGTGGCACAGCACCACTATGGCAAAGTCCGCTCCATGGCGAGGTGCCTGGACACCTGACCTccccagcaggtccctgggCCCAGCAAGTACCTGGCACTTTTTTTGCTGGTGTGGCTCCTTTGTGGCCTAGGAATGATCTCCTAGGGTTATTTCTGACTCACAGGACAGGAAACATTTCAAGGTTTAAGCCGAGCTGAATAATGTGCTCATTTCCTTGTGCCGACTACAAAGCACCTGCTTCAGGGGATTTATGGAGTGCTGGCCTCTCGCACTCACTGTGCGGCTGCCTGCCcggatgtttttattttcctaggaTGGCCAGCAAGTGCCAAGGCCTGTTTTCCTATACACCCCATGACCTCACGGCACGTTTCCCTGAGAGGAGCCTAGTCAGAGCCATGGGCTGCAGTACACCTAGGGCACTGGGATACCCAGGGTGCTGGGATATCCAGGGTGCTGGAGAGGCAGGGTGGGTGTCAGCACCTTGCCAGGGCTGAGGGTAGGGATGCATGGCTAACACACTGTAGCCAAAACCTggcctggcacagagcagacaCAGTTAGGATAGACCTGGGAGAGTGCCAAAGGATAATGGAAAGGAATAGGGCATGAGGGCAAGCAAGGGAGAATAAGACCGTGTGAGAGAGGGCAAGAGCTTGGGTGAGCTACAGCATGGGATTGCCCAGAACATGGAGCCCATCCCACAGCTAGGGATGAACAGACACCACCCCACAGCAGACCCTGTCCCAAGGCAGGGGACCCACACATATCATCCCACAGAAGACCCTGTCCCACAGACATTATCCAACCAGGGCTTACAGAGCCTCTGTGAAATACTGTACTCAACCTATGGGGTGGGAATGTCTCTCCCCTGtgagcagtgtgtgtgctgaggcCAGGGAGACTCATGGGAGATGCAGGTCATGTCGGCACTCCCAGCCCATACTCCTCCACTGGCACTGAGCTCCATCCATTAGGCAGGCAGCCTGCAGAGTAAGGTGGCATCAAGTTTTTCAGCACGTCTCCTCTGCTTTGTCCCCTCTTTGAAGCAGCAGTCTCACTGCTGGTAGGGCTGGATCTGACCCCACCAGTACTCCAGCCTCCATAAGCTATCCTGTCTGGCTTACCAGCTGCAGGATGAAGGATACCATGAGTTGGCTGTCATTCCCTGGGTAACCCTTTGTCCCCTCCTGTGCCCTTTTCCAGCTCCTCACTGCCCAGCTCTCTCTGACCCCTCTGCTCACCTCTCCCGTGGGATCAGGCTGTGCCTGTGAGCAATGGGTCAGGTGAGTGACATCACTCGGAGCTGGCATCtacctcctcctgccctggtgccATGGGGAGTCCATGGCAGCACTGAGGCACTTTGGTTCAGTGATAAATTggggttgtggggtttttgattttttttctgtttagagagaaaataaaatacctttgGGGAGCAGGAGCCAAGCTCCCCAGTGCCTAAAACAGCAATCACAGCACTTCCTTGGATTTATGGTGTTTGCTTTCACAATGCCAGCCGGGATCCTGTTtgcttcctgctctgcagctgcagtccCAGCTGAAGGCTCAGGAGATTCAGGTTTTATAACCCTCCTGGATCCTGCTGATGGCAACTTGTCCAGCATCTTTTATTATCCTTCAAACCTTCTGTGAGGCTGAAGTGGGCTGTTGTCACCTCATCCCACCACCCACTGGCTTTCGTGCTTGTACCTGCCTATCCACAGGGTCTCATCCTTGGTATTGGGCACTCGGACCATTGCTCTGCAGAGGAAGTACCCAGCTTTTCTGGGAGAGGaggccagcagtgctgtgcccttGGTGGGCTGCTCTTGGGTGCACAGTAAAATCAGAGAGCCAGGCTCGGCAGGACAGCTGGGTCCTGCTGGGAGAATGCTGAGACATTGATATGACTTTCTGCAGGATCCCAGAATGCTCAGGAATGGTGACTGCTCCTCACTGGCATGACTGGATAGGCAGCCGGTCCCTGCTGTTGGTCTCTGTCTGATAAATCAAAGTGACTGAACTTCCAGAGGGGCACTTCTTCCAGTCTCTGTGTACCTTTTGTGGCTCTCCCCCAAGTCTCAGTTGTCCCCTGAGATGTGAGACCAAAACTGGCTGCCTCCTTTCAATCTCTGTGGCAAAACTTCCTTCAGGATGCACAGGCTGGCACAGTGGGAGAGGATGTCAGCTCCTCCAGCCACAGCATCCCTTGAGAACCTAAACTGAAGCTCTAAAgcaccaagtccaactccagctgctgctttccaagcTACAGGCCCTCTCCTGCACTAGCCAGATGAAAATGCTCTGGGTCACCCACGGgagtgtgtgtgctggggccAGGTGGCTGTTCAGGGATGTAAAAGTGAGGGAACAAAAGTGTCAGAAGGGGGAAGAGCAAGACCAACAGGCTGTGGGGGACCATCAGGCCTATTGCAATTGCACAGCCACAGTGTGGAGGGTGCTCCTctgcccaggtccctctgcaacATGCCAAGGTGTGTAGTGACTCTTTCCTCTTTATCTATGTTTTCCCAGCAAAGTGCTTTGATGGAAAGCCCAAAGGCCATGAGTGAGCTGGTAGCCTTAACCCTCTCTTTGGTAAACCAGAATGGCTACAGAAATCCTGGGAATGCCTCCCCATGACCATGATGGAGCAGGGGCAATGCTGTTCCACACAGCCAAGAGATGCTGTTGCCCCAGGTTTTCAGCACTCTTCTGGAAGCCTGTCCAAATCCTGTGGGCCTCCGAGTGAAACCCATCCCTTCTGTTTAACATTTGCTGTTCTCAGTGATGAAACAATGATGGATTATTTCATTGCAGTTACTAGCGTGCCAGACTTCTTTTTCCAAACACACAATAGGAATATTAATTTACTGCTCTGACAACGAACACTTTTATCCTCCTTATATAGTAACAACTCTGTACCAAAGGGCAAGTTCCATTTGTCACTGATACACTCCACCATCCCAGTTCAGGGCCCCATGGTCAGCAGTTTATTCATGGCTGCTCAGAACTTCTCTGGTTTATTATTATCCTTTCCCAACAGATCTCATGCTCACTGCCACCCGGCCACCACACTGAGGGGCACAGCTTCATCCAGGGCTGGGATAATTCTCCAAGGGGAACAGGGAATGCAAAGCCAGAGTTGCTTCTTCAGCATTGAAAACACAAGTTCTAGGATGGGGATGCAACGGGATGGCAAGGGGGCCCAGAGCACCAGAAAGAAGGGACTGTGTCTTCAGATCCAAAGGTGGTGAATCCAGAGGGGATaaaaggaagcattttttttctcatgcgGTGCTTAATTAGACTGCCACAGGAAAATGCTCAGGCCAAAATTTAGCAGGATTCAATGAGAGATTGGGCACTTCTGGGGATAACAAAAATATCCAGCTATAATAGTGGATGCCAATACAAATTCTGGAAGGGATATTAAGCCTCACGCGTCAAGGTGTAAACTTATCCCAAACTCTCAGAAAGCAGGGAGCTTAATGCAGGAGCAGATGACCCACATATGCCACCACTACCGATGCGGCCTCACTGATGCCACTGCCCCACGCTGGCCGAGCTGCTGGCTGGACTGTCCCCAGAgccctgtttcctgctgctggcagcacctCTGACAAGGGCTGTGAATTTCTTGGCAGTTCAGCcttttgcttttagttttctGGGGCCATGTGGCTCCCATGGCTCTGACTTCCTCTGTCTCACCCATTCCCTCACTTTACCAGCTGATAACAGACTTATCACTTCtatccaggggcagccactgTGGATAAGGGCCTGTGCAGTTCACAGGCATATTCCTGAGTGGTGTGGCTCCTTGATTCCAGCCAAGTGCCTCATTTGCCTCTCAAGTCTCCTGCCAAAAAGCACCTTTGCCTCCTGATTTTGTCCCTCTTGTTCCCTGTTTCTGCTGGGGCTGGTCTCCAGCCTCTGAAAGGGGCTGCTCAGATCTAGTATCACATGTACCCAGACCCAGCCTCCTTTCACGAGCATGGCTCAGATGAGCCCTGGGTCTTTCTCCCCTGCTCTGCATAAGCAGACATCCATTGCCACCAGCAAACGGCAGTCGCCATTTTGCCTGCTCTTGGCCAAAAAACCTGCTGTTGCCCTCAGCCCACACATGACCACAAGTCTGGTacagctgcagctcaggctggggtgaaagtgctgtgctgtggtaCCCACAAGCTGGGTGCAAGCACCTCCATTCCCAAAGAGGACTGTGTCATTGTATTCTGCAGTGGCTGTTAACAGGatgcctgtgctgctccagcccttaCAAGATGGGATGTTCCCAAATCCTTGTCTGCTGTGAAGGATCAGTGATGGCTCAGAGTGACCAGAGGGGAGCCTGAAGCTCTCCTGGTCAGGAGCCAGGGTCTCCTGTGCTTGCTGCTTACGTGCTCACCACACTGCTGAGGGCAACCCCGCTGGGGACCCTTGGATCTCCCCTTGCTGTGGAGCCTTGCACTCACAGGGGCTTCCAACTGGAGACATTTCTGGAGGGCATGAATCAGCTTTTCACAGCTTGTTAAAAATCTTGATCCTACCTCTTGTTTTCATGCCTTTCAAATCAGGAAATGAGTTTTACAACTTTTCCAgtggggcacagctggtggcCAGGGTCGTAAAGCTGAACTTTATAAATATCTCTTTTAGGATCAGGGGAAGAACATTAAAAAGgcagagagtgagagagagagagaaggaaaggaaaggaaaggaaaggaaaggaaaggaaaggaaaggaaaggaaaggaaaggaaaggaaaggaaaggaaaggaaaggaaaggaaaggaaaggaaaggaaaggaaaggaaaggaaaggaaaggaaaggaaaggaaaggaaaggaaaggaaaggaaaggaaaggaaaggaaaggaaaggaaaggaaaggaaaggaaaggaaaggaaaggaaaggaaaggaaaggagcaaAGGCAACAGAGAAGCAAGGCGAACGAACCCAGCTCAACACCAACCATGGCCATGCAAGCACAGAAGATCGGGTGTGCTTGGGGCAGGCTTTGtctgcttctctccctccttctccagctgccaGGCTCCCAGGCCAAATGCTACTTCCAGGCTAAAGGTAAGCGGGGCAGTGAGATGGGAAGAGACTGATGGGAAGAGGAGGCCTCAGCTTTCCTGGCATATCAGGGCTATGCCCTAAGCCTGTGAAGAGCAGAAGGGACTATGCTGAGCTCAACAGTGGAATCATGGGCCAGTGGTGAGTGGAAGGAGCAGTCAATAAACCACACAATAGCTCCCCAGGGCTCTGGCTGAGAAACAGTTCACTGGGCCATGaaggctcctggcaggagccCCTCTGGGACCGAGCATTAAGGACTAGTAGCAAAGGGAACAGGATCTTCCCTCTGCTGAgtcctcccagggctgcagagatACTCAGACCCCAGGGGTTGCTGGACTTGCTTTCTTCAGGAAAGCAAGAGCCACTGGCTTCTGCTCTAGGCCTACAGGGTAGTGGGGAAAGCCACAGGGCAAGGCCAGGAAAGGATGCATACATCACCCTTGGCAGATACCTGGGCATTCCATACCTGCCAAGTATTTTCTGTATCATAAGGTGGGTGGGAGGTGACAACAACCCCCGTCAGGACACAGCGATGCCAAGGAGGCTCCCACTAACCCTCAGCACTGGCCCATGTGTCCTCATCACCACTGCTTCCTTTGCAGCTCCCTGTGAGTATGAGGGGAAGCAGTACTCCCTTGGGGAATCATGGCTGAGCACCAACTGCCTTCTCTGCACCTGCCTGCACCCCATCGGCATGGGCTGCTGTGAGACGTGagtgaggggctgagggacacCTGGGTGGGCTGTCGCTGGCCGTGCTGcccaccacagcactgctgcaccCACAAGCAGGGGGTCTAGTGGCTGCAAATGCAGATGTCAGAGCCTCCAGAGGGCTGTGGGGCACCTGGGGAACAAAGGACAGAGGTGGACAAGACCTCAAGGTGGTGTGGAGGGTGGTGGGGTGAGCTGGGGAGGCAAAGCAGTGGGCAAGGGTGTCTCAGCACAGTGAGATGCTCAGATGTGCCAGGTCTGGGAAAAAAACTCGTCTGGGGGGCTGACAGCAAAGGAAGCCACCTGGCTCTGTTAGCAGCCCTTCCGCATGAACCTGGGGGTCCTGACAGCGCTCTCCCACAGTACCCAGCACCCCATCGACTTCCCCGACTGGTGCGAGGCCCACTACGACTCGCAGACCTGCCAGATCTCGGTGGTGCAGAAGGCCAACCCTAGCCTGCCCTGTGTGAAGACCGTGGAGCACGAGTGGGGCTCGGCCGGCACCCC
This region of Pithys albifrons albifrons isolate INPA30051 chromosome Z, PitAlb_v1, whole genome shotgun sequence genomic DNA includes:
- the MSMP gene encoding prostate-associated microseminoprotein, whose protein sequence is MAMQAQKIGCAWGRLCLLLSLLLQLPGSQAKCYFQAKAPCEYEGKQYSLGESWLSTNCLLCTCLHPIGMGCCETTQHPIDFPDWCEAHYDSQTCQISVVQKANPSLPCVKTVEHEWGSAGTPEPLINKVLGAGLSR